TACGAAGAGGACTCATAAATTGTGCAACCTCTATAGAACTGGTAATATGAGCGGTATCAAGAACTGCTGTATATCTCCATCCTAAATTGACCCTCAAGGCCATCTATAGTGCTGGTTATGCTTGTAAATAATAATCATGTTTATTCTAATACTATTGGCTGATAACGCTGAAATTTTTCTGGAGcgaacaagaaaataaaatgagtATGGACTCGAATTTATTATAAGCCAACTTCTGACAACGCGTGTGGTATAGATGAACTCAGAAGTTACTCACATATGGCAGTTTGTATAGCTGGAACTATATTACTTAAGAACATATATCATACATAACGACATAGTTAAGGGTTTCTTCACACCTTTTTCCCCCGCCGCCAATTTTCGGTGGGATTTCAAGCAATGAGTCCTGCCAAAAGCATAAATAGCAAATAAAGGTTTCTGCCTGGCAGTTTCATTGCACCCAGAGTCCTAAAACTAGTCTAAAACAGTTCAAACGTTAGATTACTGAAATAGTTTGCTTTACACACCTTTTCTTTGCTGTGAAAAGTGTTAAATTTTGGGTAAAATAGAGGGTTAAATTGGGTTCCCGCCACTTAAGTCGACGTACATATAGGCATAGACCCGATTACTGATAGCGAAGGTATTTGAACTTTGCATTGCGGCTCAACACATTTGTAGCTTCAAGGACAGAAATATGCTGGGCACTCGGGTTACTAGAGCGGTCTATACCCGTGCGCCTCTCAAATTACAACTGAGGGCGCTGGGCTTACATCGAAGGTATGTGCATAATGGCAGCAAGAATGATGAGGGGAGCTCTACAAGCACGACTacaaataaagaagagaaCGATAAAAAACTGCCAGATGTCTATCCACAAATGCTAGCCCTACCTATATCGAGAAGGCCCTTGTTTCCCGGTTTTTATAAAGCTGTAGTGATTTCAGAGCCAAGAGTAATGAAGGCAATCACTGATATGGTTGAGAGACAGCAACCATACATTGGTGCGTTTATGCTTAAGGATAGTAATAATGACACAGACATTATACACGATATAAGTGAGGTGCATGAATTGGGTGTGCTAGCTCAAGTTACCTCAGCATTTCCCAGCAAGGATGAGAAAACTGGTAAGGAAACCATGACCGCATTACTATATCCTCATAAGCGTATAAAGATTGATCAGTTAATCCCACCAAAAGATGTGAAAATAGAAGATATTGTAGTCGAAAAAGTAGTGGATAATGAAGTAGCATCTGAAGAGACAAAGGACGAAGAAACAGTTGATAAAACTGAATCAGCGACTGATAAAGTAAGTGAAGAAATTACTGAAGAGATTGCTAAAGCACCTTCTACAGAAGTAACAGAAGATCCAGATAATTATGAGAATCCGACGgatttcttgaaagattATAATGTCACTTTAGTGAATGTTTCTAATCTGGAAGATGAACCATTTGATATCAAATCACCAATCATTAATGCATTAACATCAGAAATCCTTAAAGTATTCAAGGAAATTTCACAACTGAACTCCATGTTCAGAGAGCAAATTGCGACTTTCTCTGCATCTATTCAATCTGCAACCACTAATATATTTGAGGAGCCTGCTAAATTGGCAGATTTTGCAGCGGCTGTATCTGCgggtgaagaagaagaattacAAGAGGTCCTGGAGTCTTTGAATATAGAGCAAAGATTGGAAAAATCTTTGTTGGTACTTAAGAAGGAATTGATGAATGCTGAActtcaaaacaaaatatcgAAAGATGTAGAgacaaaaatacaaaagaGACAGAAAGAATATTACTTGATGGAACAGTTAAAAGGTATTAAGAGAGAACTTGGAATTGATGATGGCCGTGATAAACTTGTTGATACttataaaaaaagagtAGAAAAGCTAAATCTTCCAGAAAATGTTCAGAAAACTTTTGATGAGGAAATAACAAAACTAGCAACCCTAGAAACATCTATGTCCGAATTTGGTGTTATCAGAAACTATTTAGATTGGCTTACATCGCTTCCATGGGGAATTAACTCCAAAGAACAATACTCTATTCCAAGAGCTCGTAAGATCTTAGATGAAGATCATTATGGTATGAAAGATGTTAAGGACCGTATTCTAGAATTTATTGCCGTAGGAAAGCTTCTTGGAAAAGTTGATGGTAAAATCATATGTTTTGTGGGTCCACCGGGTGTGGGTAAAACGTCCATCGGTAAATCGATCTCAAGAGCTTTGAACCGTCAATTCTTCAGATTTTCTGTCGGTGGTATGACTGATGTTGCTGAAATCAAAGGTCATAGAAGAACGTACATTGGTGCTCTACCAGGTAGAATTATTCAAGCACTGAAGAAATGTCAAACTCAAAATCCTTTGATTTTAATTGATGAGATAGACAAAATTGGTCATGGTGGTATTCATGGTGATCCTTCTGCTGCACTTCTCGAAGTTCTTGATCCTGAACAAAACAACAGTTTCTTGGATAATTACTTAGACATCCCAATTGACTTATCTAAGgttttgtttgtttgtaCCGCTAACTCTTTAGATACTATACCAAGACCATTACTTGATCGTATGGAGGTTATTGAACTTACTGGTTATGTGGCCGaagataaaattaaaattgcCGAGCAGTATTTAGTTCCAAGCGCTAAAAAAACTGCAGGTTTGCAAAATGCTACTGTATCCATGGATGAAGAAGCAATCAATGCGCTAATGAAATATTATTGTAGAGAGAGTGGTGTTAGAAACTTAAAAAAGCATATTGAGAAAATCTATCGTAAGGCAGCTTTAGAAGTTGTTAAAAAGATGAGCATCGAGGATACAGAACCTCTAGTCTCAACTTCTGAGGAACCACAATTATCTCAaacaaatcaaaatatatcGTCAAGTTCTGCTGAGGATTCTACTACGGATCTTGAAGATAGTGTCAATCCAGATACTGCCAAGGAAGCATCAAAGCCCAATAATTCGCAAGAAGGTGCATCAGTAGAAGAAACCAAGAAGGCTGTGAAaacagaagaggaagaagacaCTTCTATGATTGTTCCAGAAGATATTAAAGTTGAAATTACTCCAgaagatttgaaaaagtatGTTGGGCCACCAATCTACACTACTGACAGATTATATGAAACTACTCCTCCTGGTGTGATCATGGGATTGGCTTGGACTAATATGGGAGGCTGTTCCCTATATGTTGAATCTGTACTGGAACAGCCATTACACAACTGTAAACATGCGAATTTAGAGAGAACAGGTCAGCTTGGTGATGTCATGAAAGAGTCATCGCGTCTAGCCTACTCTTTCTCAAAGATGTACCTGTCAAAGAAGTTCCCTGAAAATAGATTCTTTGAAAAGGCAGCTATTCACTTGCACTGTCCTGAAGGTGCAACACCAAAGGACGGTCCATCTGCTGGTGTCACAATGGCAACTTCATTCCTATCACTTGCATTAAACAAGCCTGTTGATCCAACTGTAGCAATGACTGGTGAATTAACATTAACCGGAAAAGTATTGCGTATTGGTGGTTTAAGAGAAAAGGTTGTGGCTGCTAAGAGATCTGGTGCCAAGACTGTAATTTTCCCTAAGGATAACTTAAACGACTGGGAAGAGCTTCCAGAGAATGTGAAAGAAGGCATGGAGCCACTGGCTGCTGATTGGTATGATGACATTTACAAAAGACTGTTTTCTGGTGTCAAGAAATCAGAAGGTAATAACGTCTGGAAATCAGAATTTGAGCTAATCgataagaagaagaaagaaaacgaTTAGAAAACTGACTCTCAAAAGCCTGTACTTTTGTACACCCCCATTGAATGTAATACAAATGCTCAGATGTTATGCTTGCCATAGTCACACTGTTGCATTATCAGCATTGTTCTGTAAATAGTATATATCACACTAAAATAATGGGTATGTTTGAAAGAATAGCATATTTAAGGAAAGTGGCAGGATAATAATCTAGTCCCTGATTACATCATTGATTAGTGTTGATAATAGGtgttttttatatta
The Nakaseomyces glabratus chromosome J, complete sequence genome window above contains:
- the PIM1 gene encoding ATP-dependent Lon protease PIM1 (CAGL0J04422g~Ortholog(s) have ATP-dependent peptidase activity and role in chaperone-mediated protein complex assembly, mitochondrial protein catabolic process, protein quality control for misfolded or incompletely synthesized proteins) — encoded protein: MLGTRVTRAVYTRAPLKLQLRALGLHRRYVHNGSKNDEGSSTSTTTNKEENDKKLPDVYPQMLALPISRRPLFPGFYKAVVISEPRVMKAITDMVERQQPYIGAFMLKDSNNDTDIIHDISEVHELGVLAQVTSAFPSKDEKTGKETMTALLYPHKRIKIDQLIPPKDVKIEDIVVEKVVDNEVASEETKDEETVDKTESATDKVSEEITEEIAKAPSTEVTEDPDNYENPTDFLKDYNVTLVNVSNLEDEPFDIKSPIINALTSEILKVFKEISQLNSMFREQIATFSASIQSATTNIFEEPAKLADFAAAVSAGEEEELQEVLESLNIEQRLEKSLLVLKKELMNAELQNKISKDVETKIQKRQKEYYLMEQLKGIKRELGIDDGRDKLVDTYKKRVEKLNLPENVQKTFDEEITKLATLETSMSEFGVIRNYLDWLTSLPWGINSKEQYSIPRARKILDEDHYGMKDVKDRILEFIAVGKLLGKVDGKIICFVGPPGVGKTSIGKSISRALNRQFFRFSVGGMTDVAEIKGHRRTYIGALPGRIIQALKKCQTQNPLILIDEIDKIGHGGIHGDPSAALLEVLDPEQNNSFLDNYLDIPIDLSKVLFVCTANSLDTIPRPLLDRMEVIELTGYVAEDKIKIAEQYLVPSAKKTAGLQNATVSMDEEAINALMKYYCRESGVRNLKKHIEKIYRKAALEVVKKMSIEDTEPLVSTSEEPQLSQTNQNISSSSAEDSTTDLEDSVNPDTAKEASKPNNSQEGASVEETKKAVKTEEEEDTSMIVPEDIKVEITPEDLKKYVGPPIYTTDRLYETTPPGVIMGLAWTNMGGCSLYVESVLEQPLHNCKHANLERTGQLGDVMKESSRLAYSFSKMYLSKKFPENRFFEKAAIHLHCPEGATPKDGPSAGVTMATSFLSLALNKPVDPTVAMTGELTLTGKVLRIGGLREKVVAAKRSGAKTVIFPKDNLNDWEELPENVKEGMEPLAADWYDDIYKRLFSGVKKSEGNNVWKSEFELIDKKKKEND